One window from the genome of Vidua chalybeata isolate OUT-0048 chromosome 3, bVidCha1 merged haplotype, whole genome shotgun sequence encodes:
- the HTR1E gene encoding 5-hydroxytryptamine receptor 1E has protein sequence MNFTNCTTEASEAAKPKTVTEKMLVTLTLATITTLTMLLNSAVIAAISTTKKLHQPANYLICSLAVTDLLVAVLVMPLSITYIMIDKWTLGYFICEIWLSVDMTCCTCSILHLCVIALDRYWAITDAIEYARKRTAKRAGLMIVTVWTISVFISMPPLFWRNHHSISIPSECRIQHDHVIYTIYSTFGAFYIPLTLILILYYRIYHAAKSLYQKRGSSRHLSNRSTDSQNSFASCKLTQTFCVSDFSTSDPTTEFDKINASVRIPPFENDLDPAGDRQQISTTRERKAARILGLILGAFILSWLPFFIKELLVGLHICTVSAEVADFLTWLGYVNSLINPLLYTSFNEDFKLAFRKLIRCREHT, from the coding sequence ATGAATTTCACAAATTGCACCACTGAAGCCAGTGAGGCTGCAAAGCCAAAGACAGTAACTGAAAAGATGCTCGTTACCCTGACCTTGGCCACAATCACAACCTTGACTATGCTGCTGAATTCTGCTGTAATTGCAGCAATTTCCACAACCAAGAAGCTCCACCAGCCGGCAAATTATCTCATCTGTTCACTGGCTGTGACAGATCTCCTTGTTGCCGTTCTCGTCATGCCCTTGAGCATCACTTACATAATGATAGATAAGTGGACTTTGGGGTACTTCATCTGTGAGATCTGGCTCAGCGTGGACATGACCTGTTGCACGTGTTCAATCCTTCATCTGTGCGTCATTGCACTGGACAGGTACTGGGCCATCACAGACGCCATCGAATACGCCAGGAAAAGAACGGCAAAAAGGGCTGGGCTGATGATAGTCACCGTGTGGACTATCTCCGTTTTCATATCAATGCCCCCCTTGTTTTGGAGAAACCACCACAGCATCAGTATTCCCAGCGAGTGTCGCATTCAGCATGACCATGTCATCTACACGATTTATTCCACATTCGGGGCATTTTACATCCCCTTGACTTTGATCCTGATCCTGTACTACAGAATTTACCACGCTGCAAAGAGCCTTTACCAAAAGCGGGGTTCAAGCCGCCACCTCAGCAACAGGAGCACCGACAGCCAGAACTCTTTTGCCAGCTGCAAGCTCACACAGACGTTCTGCGTCTCGGACTTCTCCACGTCTGACCCAACCACAGAGTTTGATAAAATCAACGCATCCGTGAGGATCCCTCCTTTCGAGAATGACTTGGACCCAGCTGGCGACCGGCAGCAGATCTCCACGACACGAGAACGAAAGGCTGCTCGcattttggggctgattttaGGTGCTTTCATTTTGTCCTGGTTGCCCTTTTTCATCAAGGAACTGCTTGTGGGCCTCCACATTTGCACTGTCTCTGCAGAAGTAGCAGACTTCTTGACCTGGCTTGGGTATGTCAACTCGCTCATCAACCCTTTGCTGTACACGAGCTTTAACGAGGATTTCAAGCTGGCCTTTAGAAAGCTCATCAGGTGTCGAGAACACACTTAA